One Aerosakkonema funiforme FACHB-1375 genomic region harbors:
- a CDS encoding nuclease A inhibitor family protein, with the protein MHPETEQLFALLGDIVKNLNSGGRGIGSEGNYPFRPLVWDTSEQGEFSFVKLLQTSGLMVEIELDELIQSWQGKFLNRRRLSQEQNRVLFSETLSKYQLLFETLQTKLVNLRSYKIETYDERRGEISNDQFRRYNLSSVIVGQTNDGNWVAFSQQLPPSDRAGFGKRLPKQDYRMSQAALALNEQLDPILLDLKSLIVCQFASTFDMVIEAIIRATGLLGIWYFNIFDVEQGAGNPYQYGEFEKFVASYLKNPLIYVFGNGSLYRLYIIGKCRTGDWLGALTLAVWT; encoded by the coding sequence ATGCACCCTGAAACAGAGCAATTATTTGCATTGCTGGGAGACATTGTAAAGAATTTGAACTCCGGTGGAAGAGGCATTGGTAGTGAGGGAAATTACCCTTTCCGCCCGCTTGTTTGGGATACATCTGAGCAAGGGGAGTTCAGCTTTGTAAAGCTATTGCAAACTTCAGGCTTGATGGTGGAAATCGAACTTGATGAGTTAATTCAAAGCTGGCAAGGTAAATTTCTCAATCGAAGGCGACTGTCTCAGGAGCAAAATAGAGTTTTGTTTTCCGAGACTCTATCCAAATATCAGTTGTTATTCGAGACATTGCAAACAAAACTTGTAAATTTGCGCTCTTATAAGATCGAAACTTATGACGAGCGACGAGGTGAAATTAGCAACGACCAATTCAGACGCTACAACTTGTCAAGCGTTATAGTTGGGCAAACCAATGATGGCAATTGGGTGGCTTTCTCTCAGCAGCTTCCGCCTTCCGATAGGGCTGGATTTGGAAAACGTTTACCCAAGCAGGATTATCGCATGAGCCAAGCTGCGCTGGCTTTAAATGAACAACTCGATCCTATTTTGCTTGACCTGAAATCATTAATTGTTTGCCAATTTGCCAGTACATTCGATATGGTAATAGAGGCTATTATAAGAGCTACTGGTTTGCTAGGAATTTGGTATTTTAATATATTCGATGTGGAACAGGGGGCAGGTAACCCATACCAATACGGAGAGTTTGAAAAATTTGTAGCTTCTTACTTAAAAAATCCACTTATTTACGTATTTGGTAATGGCTCTCTGTATAGGCTATATATCATTGGCAAATGTCGAACTGGTGATTGGTTAGGAGCTTTAACGCTAGCCGTTTGGACATAG